A window of Aricia agestis chromosome 10, ilAriAges1.1, whole genome shotgun sequence genomic DNA:
aaagtatcaGGTGGAAGAAACAGTGACTCACAAATGACGATAAACCAGATATTACATCTGGTTTTAACTGATCTTTTAGAAGCTGGAGAGTTTtgaatgaaaaaggtttttcaatTAAGCACGCTTTAGATGAAAgggataaaaaagttaaaattacaaGGTATTTTGAGCAAAACAAAACAAGTACTCTCAAGAAGAAACCGAAAGGGCTTATGATATTGCTCGAGTAAGAATCCATAATATTGAAAGTATATTAATACATAGAGTAAAGAATCAGAAACATGAAGAATGTttgcagtgttttagtaaatttaaaGACTCCAATCTTCTTCAagagtattaatgttgtaaaaaataaataaaaacaagaattttaaaaacattcctttttattttcttcaacaaaaaagtattgcacgtatttttgataatgtttttaatgaaacatttaaatattagagcagcagtataaagtcaatacagtcaagaagtcaagtcggtcgattcagtaaagtggtaggacgctttactgaaacttttgatggagttttggagggaacacaaaagagcaagtttctggttactacatcactttcccacacttgtgcacaataacgaatatttaatggttaatatcctaccaatattacacattaaaaacccagataacacaattttaggaaaataatataaaaacacaacatcactctttcaatTCTTCCAAAAACTCCGAATATTAACTTGCGTGGGTTTTTTTTCTTTCGAAATGATCTACCTAacctaagctactggtctggtagtttaatcgtggctaaaaaaaaaaagaaagaaaaatctGACAATGACgttgtcaagtgtcaactgtcaaaaataatgTCCATGGTTGTCCAAtgcaaatatatactagtaatctgtggtccaATGTATTGTAGATGCGATGGCGATTGGTGAAGAACTTTTGAAAAATTCTACTAATTTCGATATAAATcatttaatgattttattttatgattccACGCCAGATAATACAAGATGTTGAAAAACAGTTGCTGCTcgatatgtttatttttaaataaaaggacCATTAATATTTATGAGACAGACCTGCAGTATGTTTATGAAAATCTTGCAAATGAAAAGGTATGTTACATACCAAGTTCTGTTGAGTTGCAATGTTTTTATCATGAAATGTCGACGCTTTGTCGCGGCTTTGCTATCTAGAAAAACTACAGAATATACTTCGAACACTTGTTTTGTTGTTTAGGGAAAAGGGATTGTGTAAAGCcaaatcatcataataatatgatgattaggctttattaataattcctaatattatagtaataaacttactataatattattatagtaataaatcGTTTCCAGAAGATTTTCTCCACTCGACTCAACCTTAATCCTTAAAAATATGACGTTTTGTTATAGaaatgacaataattaatattattgaagATTTAGGTTGAGCTGAGTGGAGGAAATCTTGAGGAAACAACTAATGATCTATGCGTAAATCATTCTTGCCAAATGGTACGTAGCCATAGCCAGGTCAATTTTAAAAGTctccaaattcaaattacatTACAGACGCGTCCATAAGCCACGGCTGATGGATACAGCTCAACAATGTGCATGTTTGTAGGAAGACGGATCTTCGGACTTCTGGCCAGTCATTTCAGAAAGAATTGACTCATGAACCCAAAACGCCCATGGATGTGTCCCTGTGCCTCGTTCATTACCGTGGACGCAAAAACATCCAGCCAGCCAGATCCTGTTCGGATAACATAATTTCCATGCTCTATATGGAACCTTTATTTTCTTTATGGAAGCTTTGTGTATTTTTTCAATTTGCAGATTAAAGATTCAGAATGCTGGGTTTGCTACATTTGCCACACTAGGCTGCGTCAGTGTCATCAGCTACGGCAGTTGGTGGAATGGACAAGAGGTCTTGTTGATGATGTTATCCAGAATAAGGTACTTTCCATAGGTGGATTTAGTAGGGCAATAAGTTGGTTGCCAACATAGGCTTATAGTAATATTGGCTCTAAGTTCTTATGCATGAGAAAACGCTCTTTTGCATTCTAAAGGAGATAATGCCTTAATACTAAAATGGTGCTATCAATTATCAGGCATGGCGAAAGTGATGACTGTGCAGGGCATCAATTTTAATGGCACATCAGTTGACAAATTAATTGAATTggttaataaatattacatattgtaAGATGTTGTATTACTTTATTGCTTTTAGATTGAGATAAAATATGGAGATCTTGAATCTTTGTTGGAATTATCATCTTGCAATATCAGTACTATTTCACTTCCCACTTCATTGAGCAAAGAAGAATCAAATGATAGTATAGGATTTTACTATAATTATGAAGGTAGGTTATATGCTGTAAGACAGCTTTTATGGTTTATTTATCTATTGTTTTTAGCCTTTACAATTGGGTATTGCTTCTCATGTTTCAATTGCTACATACAGAAATTATCGTTGACTATATTTTATGATTCCTAAGAACAGTTATCGCTTCTAGTATCTGAAGAAATGCCAGCtcaatacaacaaacacgtAATATCATGAACACACACTCTGTGCAACCACCAAACCAACATACCCAAGATTATAGTTTTCTTGAAATTATTTGGGTGTTATCATTTCTTGCATTTTATTTCCAGGGCTTGAGGAAGATATAATTGTAGAAAATACGAATGACAGTGAAGATGATAAACCCTGTATTAAACTTGAAAACCCACTCGCTGATGAATTAATTAATGTGAATGACAGATGTCGACAAAATTCCACAATTTGTGGGGTTATAGAAGTGCATATCGGAGAAGAGATGTGGGGGAATCAGGAAACAAATGCGGAAATAAAACAAGAGATAGAAGATGACAGAGACGATAAAGgtaaatactttatataatattatgcatgttATAATTCACATATTTAATCTAGAAGAATAATAAGAAAACAAACACGTAGACAAACTTTTggatatattatagtattagtatggattactaaAATAAGATTTTTCATGTCATCATATTTATTTAGGTTTCAATCAAGATGATTGCGAGGAGCCAGAAGACAAAGCTGGCTGTAAGGATCAACTCTACAACAAAAAGTCATTAATATGTGATATTTGTTCAAAGGCATTTACTTTGAGAAGAGCATTAATCAAACACATACGGATGCATACGGGGGACAAATTATTTAGTTgcaatatttgttcaaaaacatttctaaaaaaatgttatttaaacaaacatttaaaaagaCACACAGTACGCAAACAACATGTTTGTTGCGATATCTGCGGAAAAAAATACTTGCACAAAAGACATTTACGTGCTCACATTCGAAAACATACTACCGACAAACCATACATGTGTCACATTTGTGCCAAAAATTTTTTAaaggaaataaatttaattcatCATTTACAAGTTCATACCGGCGAAAAGCCGTTTTCTTGCGATTCTTGCCCGAAGAGTTTCGCACTTAGGAGCTATTTGATGAGGCACAAAGCGATACATACACAACCTCACACCTGCGATGTTTGTGGAAAAAAATTCTCTTATAAAGCTGATTTAAAATATCACACCAGCACTCATACTGGCGAGAAGCCATTCAGCTGCGATATTTGTTCCAAGGCATTCATAAAGAAAGGTCATTTAAATAGACACATGCGCAGTCACAGGGGCGACGAATTGTTCACTTGTAAGTTTTGTTTCGACTCGTTCCCTCGGAGGAGTGAATTGGATGACCACAGCAAGCTGATTCATACTGACCCAGCTAGACCCTACCGCTGCAGTATTTGTGAAAAAACATACAAGATAAAGTATCACTTGAGTGAACACAGACGACTTCATGCCGAGAAGTCGTTCAGTTGTGATGTGTGTTCAAAGAAATTCTGGCGTAAGATGTATTTACGAAATCACGAAAGAGTTCATACGGGTGTAAAACCCTATAGTTGCAAAATTTGTACCAAGTCATTCCCACAGAAGGGTCAATTGAACAATCACTTGCTAGTTCATACTGGCGAGAAACCGTACACCTGTCATATTTGCTCCAAAAGTTTTTCACAAAAAGTGAATTTaaatacacatttaaaaatacatcgAAGATAATTGTTAGACCTATGTAgattagtttaaaaataaaatgttaaggAAATTTTGCCCTCAAAATTTTTCACAtgacaggctgatcacctgattgtctgacaagtaagatgatataTTCGTATGGGCATGTGAAATGTCGGTCCAACGCCTGATTTCAGTCAGTCGTATCGATCGTCCGTCCCCCTGGGTTATGGGAGTAAtggtcagggagccctagaacaacattttttgtgattactaacaaactaattttttgtgagtttaGCTAGCTaaagctacattttgataagacgaacaatatttttattttcgaaaaatctcaaaagtggtagctaacagagatctTGAAACTtgtaatcataaaaaaatttgttctagggatcCCTCACTATAAAGGAATAGAGTGctctctttttagggttccgtagccaaatggcaaaaaacggaacccttatagattcgtcatgtctgtctgtctgtctgtccgtccgtactaatacaataaaacgtatgtcacagccacttttctccggaactataagagctatactattgaaacttggtaagtagatgttaaaaccgcattaagatttttatacaaaaatggatttttttttaaatttatgggTCCCCCtaagtacaactgaaacaaaaaattttttttcatctaactgcgtgtggggtatctatggataggtcttcaaaaatgtgtgcccccccctctaacttctcaAGTATGCTAAGTAAGTAAGCATGATAATtcaaaaaaagaatattatgatgtatattactataaaaactaccaacgaaaattggtttgaacgagatctagcaagtagttttttttataagtcataaatggtaaacctcaatttaacttccattaaatcaactgaaatataaaaatatatcaaaaaccttttaatttcatagaaataaaccttattgctgctacggaacccttcatgggcgagtccaactcgcacttggccggtttatttatttattttataacaggttgttttgttcttaaaaaataaatgatttaaataTTGCTTTTTGTAAATTCCTATGCCTGTTTTTTCAGCCGATTTTCCTATGTTGAACCGTACTAATATTGGCGAGTTTtagttaaataatatgaatactCGTGATCTTCGCATATATTTAAGGAAACGTTTTAAAATATCCATTTTATGGttgttaaaataaaacgccTCTCCAACTATATAATTTATTCACATACAATTCAAAACGTGTGTGACAGAGATTATAACATCATTAAAAACAGATcaattgaattaaaataaaaaatattaatgatcACCACACACTAATAAATAGTTAAagtaaaactaataaataaataaagtacgaAAAGTAAAAAGGAGACACATCAAATAACTCTGTAAAGTGGAGATACAATTACAAAACCGACCGCCTTTCACGAccgtaagagccagtccacacggcgcgttgcgtcagcgttgcgtcgacgcagcgcgttgttttacatacaaataaccgacagcagcgcgcaacgcacacatgacgggcAGTAGctcccgagacgaagcgggagggagtgttgacgttaagactgcttcttagggcgttcgctgcgttgagcgcgCGCGGCCGCAACGCCCGTGTGTACAGGCTCTTATGTTAGCATGTAATTCGACAATGCTTGCCTTGTTTTAATACGCCAATCCGTACCTTTTCTATTAGTGTCTAaatacactatgccgaagttctgCGGCGTAAATtcagcatgattacgtcagcaatatcaaacgcatacaatatgacgcaacggaatttcggcataatgtgtcatcggtaatttaaaatacattgcaggcggaatcatgcggaaactccaccgcggaacttcggcatagtgtgtttagacatttTAAATACCAGCtgttaacttttaattaatcaTTAACATTATCTTCTTACACAAGCacctattttatagttttatttcataatcatattataatattacgtattcGTTTAACCCTCTAGAGGTCGCGTGAggtctttaaaagcccggagtttgcgaAAATGAGAAAATCCTAATTTTAAAATAGTCGTAGCATCTCCGTTCTTTGGGTAGCTTCCTAAAAAGAATTATCGACATAATCGCAACTACTTTGAGCTCGCGTGCATGTGTTGTGTGTTATAGATGTGCTTATTCGCGCTAGGGTCTCTAAAGACCACATATTGTGAACAACCGCGTCACTAAATTTGATTTGATGTTTTCATGCAGTTTTCACACCGAAATGTGATGATGAGAATGATATTTTCGGTATATTTACAGTACGTCTGAAGTGTTGAAACagaaaaatatacagtgtgttagtgtaaacaccgttatccatgaaaccatcaaatgagcccgtcaaaatgtacaactttttctataagaacaatgctgggaactcaaaaaaaagccgtcttcatacccatacggatgcccggatcggcaatttgtatgggtatgaagacggttttttttgagttcccagcattgtcctcatagaaaaagttgtttattttgacgggctcatttgatggtttcaagggtaacggtgtttacactaacatcttgtataaaatatagtagGTTTTAGTGATGAAAATATGCCAATGTTTAATATAGTAAATTTAACTATTCCAGTTATCTTTAAGCTTTACCACagtttttaaaatgtgtttattttttcattttcctATCTTACGGTCTCCAGTTGAAATTtaacttctatttttaaattgtaagtttGGGTTATCTTGAAAATGTTACTAATTTTTTGATTGACTctgattgataataatataaataacaataatcttatatctttaaacgagcaatatctaattggaatctcggaatcggctccaacgattttaattaattaaattaacattttattcgtgttttatcgaataccgagcaaagctcggtcaaatagctaacATCATTAAATTTTCGGACtttcaaagaccccaggtgaccaacggcgttattttaaaagcgcgaccaaccgagACAGTTAAGAAACATATAAATTTAtgccatttttatgtcattaaattttcgggctttcaaagaccccaacggtgttactttaaaagcgcgaccaaccgagggttaaatataatttcataaaatatgtgctACTCAGCTTTCCGCTAACGTCTGGTACTCTACagatctataataataaaatggcgataaaacaaattattgcaaCCGTTTCGTTTTAAACTCTAATGTAccgttaacaaaatataatagatttctttacattaataaaaacatattttatcgatCGCAACTCGCAAGTCGCGAGCGATTCGTCAGGTTACGTAAATACGAGTCACTAGTTACTACTTATACCTTCAACGAAGCACCATTCTTTCGATTAATGTTACAACGCGACTAAGAATTGAACACTATTCGATTACTGTCTATACGTAAAGTTGACTTAGCGTAGCAGAAACCATCGGTATTGACTAAttcgttaaaataaaatatatactgataaatatattttgtgcagCACGCAAAAACTAGTGTTGCTCAGGTAGTCCTCAATATTTCAACACCAATTCCTATCGCATACACGACACAAGGCACGAAGATCAATTCTCCATCATCTACACCGACGACACCTTTCAACACCGCAACATAAATacttcataaaatattacattattaaaattattgttaaatacgTAACTTAATAATATCGACTCCGCGCGCATCTTATTCACTTAGCGTCTCGCGCCTTTCTAAGAACTTTGACACTCATATTTCAGTCGATGTCCTAAAACTACATAAACACCGAGTCATTGGCAAGAATAACGTTCGCATCGTTGACGTATAAAAAGTGATCGAGATtcgttattataaaaatatgtgggATTCGGGTTCACTGCGGGCTTTAAGTGgtactcataaaatattttttgacaaaaatgCTTAATCACAAGTAAGTTTCCATGATAATAGATTAGCGTTTTTCAGTCAACTTTTTCAACGCGTTCTGAACTGTCGCCTTCGCCTTTAGGTGGGCCAGGGGATCTG
This region includes:
- the LOC121731004 gene encoding gastrula zinc finger protein XlCGF57.1-like isoform X1 is translated as MLKNSCCSICLFLNKRTINIYETDLQYVYENLANEKIKDSECWVCYICHTRLRQCHQLRQLVEWTRGLVDDVIQNKIEIKYGDLESLLELSSCNISTISLPTSLSKEESNDSIGFYYNYEGLEEDIIVENTNDSEDDKPCIKLENPLADELINVNDRCRQNSTICGVIEVHIGEEMWGNQETNAEIKQEIEDDRDDKGFNQDDCEEPEDKAGCKDQLYNKKSLICDICSKAFTLRRALIKHIRMHTGDKLFSCNICSKTFLKKCYLNKHLKRHTVRKQHVCCDICGKKYLHKRHLRAHIRKHTTDKPYMCHICAKNFLKEINLIHHLQVHTGEKPFSCDSCPKSFALRSYLMRHKAIHTQPHTCDVCGKKFSYKADLKYHTSTHTGEKPFSCDICSKAFIKKGHLNRHMRSHRGDELFTCKFCFDSFPRRSELDDHSKLIHTDPARPYRCSICEKTYKIKYHLSEHRRLHAEKSFSCDVCSKKFWRKMYLRNHERVHTGVKPYSCKICTKSFPQKGQLNNHLLVHTGEKPYTCHICSKSFSQKVNLNTHLKIHRR
- the LOC121731004 gene encoding uncharacterized protein LOC121731004 isoform X2 gives rise to the protein MLKNSCCSICLFLNKRTINIYETDLQYVYENLANEKIKDSECWVCYICHTRLRQCHQLRQLVEWTRGLVDDVIQNKGLRKI